The following proteins are co-located in the Branchiostoma lanceolatum isolate klBraLanc5 chromosome 16, klBraLanc5.hap2, whole genome shotgun sequence genome:
- the LOC136421826 gene encoding achaete-scute homolog 1a-like, translated as MDTLADNIATFDSMPSTFFDVSARPDSLRLSCTPSPTDSVGSTGTKRSRPADTPEVLRCKRRINFDGLGYSIPQRPPQAVARRNERERNRVRLVNSGFATLRNHVPNGRVNKKMSKVETLKSAVDYIQQLQQLLSESDAVNAVFSTGSPSPHYPMYSPPAPRPNYDSYSSDGSPCPPLSPEEEELLDFTSWFN; from the coding sequence ATGGACACACTCGCCGACAACATCGCCACCTTCGACTCGATGCCTTCCACGTTCTTCGACGTGTCGGCCCGACCGGACTCCCTCCGGCTGTCTTGCACGCCCTCACCGACCGACTCCGTCGGGTCCACGGGGACCAAGCGCTCCCGCCCCGCCGACACTCCCGAAGTCTTGCGGTGCAAGCGGAGGATAAACTTCGACGGGCTCGGCTACTCCATCCCACAGAGACCCCCACAAGCGGTGGCCAGGCGAAACGAGAGGGAGAGAAACCGCGTCCGACTCGTCAACAGCGGCTTCGCAACGCTCCGGAACCACGTCCCCAACGGCAGGGTCAACAAGAAGATGTCCAAAGTAGAGACCTTGAAATCAGCCGTCGACTACATCCAGCAGTTGCAGCAGCTCCTGTCCGAGAGCGACGCGGTGAACGCCGTGTTCAGCACCGGCAGCCCCAGCCCGCACTACCCGATGTACAGTCCGCCCGCCCCCAGGCCGAACTACGACTCGTACAGCAGCGACGGCTCGCCGTGCCCGCCCCTCTCTCCCGAAGAGGAGGAACTACTCGACTTCACTTCATGGTTTAACTAG